A DNA window from Coffea arabica cultivar ET-39 chromosome 6c, Coffea Arabica ET-39 HiFi, whole genome shotgun sequence contains the following coding sequences:
- the LOC113693651 gene encoding enoyl-[acyl-carrier-protein] reductase [NADH], chloroplastic, which translates to MAANTTAGSQIAVPKPFISASQRILKSSIANFGNETKGESWTKLKCTSHISSTWPFHQKLNSSPLKCQRIVTKAMSATSDKEPLPGLSIDLRGKRAFIAGVADDNGYGWAIAKSLAAAGAEILVGTWVPALNIFETSLRRGKFDESRVLPDGSLMEITKVYPLDAVFDSPEDVPEDVKSNKRYAGSTNWTVKEVAECVKQDFGTIDILVHSLANGPEVSKPLLETSRNGYLAAISASSYSFVSLLKHFVPIMNPGGATISLTYIASERIIPGYGGGMSSAKAALESDTRVLAFEAGRKHRVRVNTISAGPLRSRAAKAIGFIDMMIDYSLENAPLQKELSAEEVGNAAAFLASPLASAVTGAVIYVDNGLNAMGVGVDSPVFKDLDIPKDNNKS; encoded by the exons ATGGCTGCAAATACAACTGCTGGCTCTCAAATTGCAGTTccaaagcccttcatttctgcATCTCAAAGAATTTTGAAGTCAAGCATTGCAAATTTTGGTAATGAAACTAAAGGCGAGTCTTGGACAAAGCTCAAGTGCACATCTCACATCTCATCAACATGGCCTTTCCACCAAAAGCTTAATTCCAGTCCCCTGAAATGTCAGAGAATTGTTACAAAAGCGATGTCTGCAACAAGTGATAAAGAGCCTCTACCAGGGCTGTCAATTGACTTGAGAG GAAAGAGAGCATTCATAGCTGGTGTAGCTGATGACAATGGATATGGATGGGCAATAGCAAAATCTCTTGCAGCTGCTGGTGCTGAAATCCTCGTCGGAACATGGGTGCCT GCACTGAATATTTTTGAGACAAGTTTGCGTCGTGGGAAATTTGACGAATCTCGTGT GCTGCCAGATGGTTCTCTGATGGAAATCACGAAAGTTTACCCACTTGATGCTGTTTTTGATAGTCCTGAGGATGTCCCTGAAGAT GTAAAATCAAACAAACGCTATGCTGGCTCTACAAACTGGACAGTTAAG GAAGTTGCTGAGTGTGTGAAACAAGACTTTGGAACGATAGACATCCTTGTACATTCACTTGCTAATGGTCCTGAG GTTAGCAAGCCCCTCCTGGAGACATCAAGAAATGGGTATCTTGCTGCCATATCTGCATCAAGTTATTCCTTTGTATCTTTACTTAAGCATTTTGTGCCCATAATGAATCCAG GTGGTGCTACAATTTCTCTAACATACATTGCTTCTGAACGCATAATACCAGG GTATGGAGGAGGTATGAGTTCAGCCAAGGCTGCTCTGGAAAGTGATACAAGG GTGCTGGCTTTTGAAGCTGGTAGAAAACACAGAGTCAGAGTCAACACGATATCTGCAG GTCCACTAAGAAGTCGCGCTGCTAAAGCCATTGGTTTCATCGATATGATGATTGATTATTCATTGGAAAATGCACCCTTGCAAAAGGAATTATCTGCTG AGGAGGTTGGCAATGCTGCTGCTTTTCTTGCATCACCATTGGCTTCAGCTGTCACTGGTGCTGTAATTTATGTTGACAACGGCCTAAATGCAATGGGTGTAGGAGTTGATAGTCCAGTTTTTAAAGATCTTGACATCCCAAAAGACAATAATAAAAGCtag
- the LOC113693650 gene encoding non-structural maintenance of chromosomes element 4 homolog A: MMRGVKREPISSRRSSSRRTSSREGEEDSQNQIVTRQQAEAEAQANTRDANSNCQNEAQGNASNGNNNHQNSRADNDDSVAGDGGVGGGDVVERRVLRSRYLNVKNRISDERDDLSKVDSDKFKSIIEEVDNLHQLVQKPREQVADAEALLDITNTLVTSVKAHSTEGLTPSDFVSCLLRDFTQGGASTSNEVASSSVRLKEIGLAVSHVFRSAPGCFTMVGPMNTEIKQRKAVIYRKRAKPTESARPEDLDGAATEEKTDTDKNMATMFDILRRNRRVRLENLILNKSSFAQTVENLFALSFLVKDGRAEITVDEKGVHLVSPRNAAAASAVHSGEVSYSHFVFRFDFKDWKLMMTCVGDGEVLMPHRDVGVAGNSESDPVSLGTQAALSTTPIRKFSRNRGLVLQEQTVDQRSPESDDSGARAAGIRKGKRKLV, translated from the exons ATGATGCGGGGTGTAAAACGTGAGCCCATTAGTTCGCGGAGGAGTAGTAGTAGAAGAACAAGTTCcagagaaggagaagaagacaGCCAGAATCAGATTGTAACGCGACAACAAGCAGAAGCTGAAGCACAGGCGAATACGAGGGATGCTAACAGTAATTGTCAGAATGAAGCACAGGGGAATGCGAGTAATGGTAACAATAATCATCAGAATTCTAGGGCTGATAATGATGATAGCGTTGCAGGAGATGGCGGAGTAGGAGGAGGAGATGTAGTGGAACGGAGAGTCCTTCGATCTCGTTATCTCAATGTCAAGAATCGAATTTCCG ATGAGCGAGATGATTTGTCCAAGGTTGATTCTGATAAGTTTAAATCAATTATTGAAGAGGTTGACAACTTACATCAGCTAG TTCAGAAACCCAGGGAACAAGTAGCAGATGCAGAGGCTCTCTTGGATATCACCAACACTTTGGTTACCTCTGTTAAGGCACATAGCACTGAAGGACTGACCCCTTCTGATTTTGTCAGTTGTCTGCTTAGGGATTTTACACAAGGTGGAGCAAGTACTAGTAATGAGGTAGCTAGCAGCTCTGTGCGCTTGAAGGAAATTGGGCTTGCAGTCTCTCATGTTTTCAGGAGTGCTCCTGGTTGCTTCACTAT GGTTGGGCCTATGAATACTGAAATTAAGCAACGTAAGGCTGTTATCTACAGAAAGCGTGCAAAGCCTACAGAAAGTGCGCGACCTGAAGAT CTTGATGGTGCTGCTACTGAAGAGAAAACAGACACAGACAAGAATATGGCAACAATGTTTGACATTTTGAGGAGGAATAGGAGGGTCAGGCTTGAGAATTTGATATTGAACAAAAGCTCATTTGCACAGACAGttgaaaatttatttgctttgtcATTTCTGGTTAAAGATGGGCGAGCTGAAATAACAGTGGATGAGAAAGGAGTTCATCTAGTTT CACCAAGGAATGCTGCTGCTGCTAGTGCAGTTCATTCTGGGGAGGTTTCTTACAGCCATTTTGTGTTCAGATTTGATTTTAAGGATTGGAAG TTAATGATGACTTGTGTTGGAGATGGGGAGGTGTTAATGCCACATAGGGATGTGGGTGTAGCAGGAAATTCTGAGTCGGATCCAGTATCTCTTGGGACACAAGCAGCATTATCTACAACACCAATTAGGAAATTTTCTAGAAATCGGGGTTTGGTTTTGCAGGAACAGACAGTTGACCAAAGATCTCCTGAAAGTGATGATTCAGGAGCAAGGGCTGCTGGAATTCGTAAAGGAAAAAGGAAGCTTGTTTAA